The DNA region GACGCCCACCGCAACGGCCCCGACGCGCTCGCCGTCAGCGGCCCGATGGTCCGCGACCGCATCCCTCTGCTGACCGACGTCAAGGCCCGGCTCACCGCGATGGACGCATCCGGAGTCGACGTCCAACTGGTCTCGCCGTCCCCGTCGCACTACCACTACTGGGCCGACGAGGACCTCGCCCGCACGGTGTGGGAACTGGCCAACACCGGCACCGCCGCCCACCTCGCCCAGGCCCCCGAACGGCTCCTCGGCCTCGGCCTGGTGCCGCTCCAGCATCCGGCGCTGGCCGTGGAGGCGCTGGACCACGCCCTCGCGCAGGGGCTGCTCGGCGTGGAGATCTCCTCGCACGCGCCCGGCCTGGAGCTGTCGGACCCGGCGTACGCCCCCTTCTGGACGCGCGTCGAGGAGACCGGCGCCGTGCTCTTCCTGCACCCCTTCGGCTGCACGCTCGACGAGCGCCTGGACCGCTGGTACCTGTCCAACACAGTCGGCCAGCCCACCGAGAACGCCGTCGCGCTCTCCCACCTCATCTTCTCCGGCGTGCTGGACCGACACCCCGGCCTGAAGGTAATCGCCGCGCACGGCGGCGGCTATCTGCCCACCCACATCGGCCGCTCCGACCACGCCTGGCGGGCCAGACCGGACACGCGGGGCTGCGCGTTGGAGCCGAGCAGCTACCTCAAGCGGCTGTACTTCGACTCGCTCGTCCACGACCCGCACGTCCTGCGCGAACTGATCCGGGTGGCCGGCCCCGACCGGGTCCTGCTCGG from Streptomyces sp. NBC_00258 includes:
- a CDS encoding amidohydrolase family protein, with product MTTPDTLEAVTPATPTIDVHAHVLLPQVENAVAGHPGLAAARSLDAHRNGPDALAVSGPMVRDRIPLLTDVKARLTAMDASGVDVQLVSPSPSHYHYWADEDLARTVWELANTGTAAHLAQAPERLLGLGLVPLQHPALAVEALDHALAQGLLGVEISSHAPGLELSDPAYAPFWTRVEETGAVLFLHPFGCTLDERLDRWYLSNTVGQPTENAVALSHLIFSGVLDRHPGLKVIAAHGGGYLPTHIGRSDHAWRARPDTRGCALEPSSYLKRLYFDSLVHDPHVLRELIRVAGPDRVLLGSDFPFDMGTEDPVGALRAATDLPDHHFHAVRGGNAAALLRLP